One region of Desulfovibrio sp. JC022 genomic DNA includes:
- a CDS encoding ATP-binding protein, with protein sequence MPKTSLHMKILLWGWAVLLFALLLTFWFYYGTVSKELTASSRQNTSRLLNYVRWKISHSPVNPGTPAFQNEITELGSHLDIRITYIMNGKVLADSDVEASRLPELDDHSNRPEVIAAETSGTGKDTRYSKTLQTRMLYVAKSMGNNGGFIRLALPYSVIGERLDRVMIHFSILLALLAVGSAILLVFIGKRTTSAVREVSATAQAIGEGDYSKRIRVIPGGEYKLMANSINTMAKKIKGHIRIIEDQRNQLDAMFENMTEGIMVLDPQGKIESVNKSMTRLVPGTQEFVGRMPLEVLTRHEIQDAVDKIIKHGSEKDSDALIVDLADGRSMNVTICSYNDYKSRRKLILVFHDISEVRRIEKILRDFVSNASHQLRTPLTSIKGYAETLIDTPPQDEKILKNFLGTIRDNADHMSKVITGMFALARSEYSGKKLRTKPTDLQKSVGLSMANLKSLAEKKNISLSNDEIPQINVTGTGEGLVQIFDNLIENAIKYAPENTEVVVHADTDDEFAIIKVVDEGPGIATADKERIFERFFKLDENAVGHGSSGLGLALCRSLARNFNGDIWVESPVDATTGTGSSFCVKLPVTAEQASESAQDSQ encoded by the coding sequence TTGCCTAAAACATCACTACACATGAAGATTCTGCTTTGGGGTTGGGCTGTACTGCTCTTCGCCCTGCTGCTGACCTTCTGGTTTTACTATGGAACGGTTTCAAAAGAACTGACCGCTTCCAGCAGGCAAAACACTTCCCGCCTCCTGAACTATGTGCGCTGGAAAATCAGCCACAGCCCGGTCAATCCCGGCACTCCCGCATTCCAAAATGAAATCACCGAACTCGGCTCCCATCTCGATATCCGCATTACATACATCATGAACGGCAAGGTTCTGGCTGACTCCGACGTTGAAGCCAGCAGGCTGCCCGAACTGGACGACCATTCCAACCGCCCGGAAGTCATTGCTGCCGAAACCAGCGGAACCGGGAAAGACACCCGCTACAGCAAAACCCTGCAAACACGTATGCTCTACGTTGCTAAATCCATGGGCAACAACGGAGGGTTCATCCGACTGGCTCTGCCCTACTCGGTGATCGGGGAAAGGCTGGACCGGGTCATGATTCACTTTTCAATACTTCTCGCTTTGCTGGCTGTGGGTTCAGCAATATTATTGGTTTTCATCGGCAAACGCACCACTTCTGCTGTGAGGGAAGTCTCCGCCACTGCACAGGCTATCGGGGAAGGCGACTACAGCAAGCGGATCAGGGTCATTCCCGGCGGGGAATACAAACTGATGGCCAATTCCATCAACACCATGGCTAAAAAAATCAAGGGCCATATCCGCATAATTGAAGACCAGCGCAACCAGCTTGACGCCATGTTCGAAAACATGACCGAAGGCATCATGGTCCTCGACCCGCAAGGAAAAATCGAATCCGTTAATAAATCCATGACCAGGCTGGTTCCAGGCACTCAGGAATTTGTAGGCCGAATGCCCCTGGAAGTGCTGACCCGCCATGAAATCCAGGATGCGGTTGATAAAATAATCAAGCACGGTAGCGAAAAGGATTCTGATGCCCTGATTGTGGACCTTGCGGATGGACGGTCCATGAATGTGACCATCTGCTCTTACAATGATTACAAAAGCCGCCGCAAACTTATCCTTGTTTTCCACGACATCAGCGAAGTCCGCCGCATAGAAAAAATACTCCGCGACTTTGTATCCAATGCCTCTCATCAATTGCGCACCCCTCTGACCAGCATCAAAGGCTATGCCGAAACCCTGATCGACACTCCTCCGCAAGACGAAAAAATACTCAAAAATTTCCTTGGAACCATTCGCGATAATGCCGACCATATGTCCAAGGTAATTACCGGCATGTTCGCCCTTGCCCGCAGTGAATATTCAGGGAAAAAATTGCGTACCAAGCCGACGGATCTGCAAAAAAGCGTTGGACTGAGCATGGCAAACCTTAAATCTCTCGCGGAAAAGAAGAACATCAGCCTGAGCAATGATGAAATACCGCAGATAAATGTCACCGGAACCGGAGAAGGACTGGTCCAGATTTTCGACAACCTGATTGAAAACGCCATCAAATATGCACCGGAAAACACCGAAGTGGTAGTCCATGCTGACACGGATGATGAGTTTGCTATAATCAAAGTTGTAGATGAAGGACCGGGGATTGCTACCGCTGACAAAGAACGTATTTTCGAAAGATTTTTCAAACTTGATGAAAACGCTGTGGGACACGGCAGTTCCGGACTGGGACTGGCACTGTGCCGCAGTCTTGCACGAAACTTTAACGGCGACATCTGGGTGGAAAGCCCGGTTGACGCAACAACAGGTACCGGATCTTCATTTTGTGTGAAACTCCCGGTAACAGCTGAACAAGCTTCTGAATCCGCTCAGGATTCACAATAA
- the rlmN gene encoding 23S rRNA (adenine(2503)-C(2))-methyltransferase RlmN, whose translation MIDILDLEYSELESFVSQELKAPRFRTDQIWQWLWQKGVADFDSMTNLAKNLREALKSKAVINHPQVDLVQTSKDGTIKMLLRLNDGALVETVLIPMEGRYTQCLSTQVGCAMACTFCSTGLMGFERNMSMSEMLGQVLAGRKYLRENNLDPLKNLVFMGMGEPLLNLENLIRTLRNLNNQDGLSFVPRRITVSSVGFVKQLEELGETGLTLPAISLHAPTQELREKIMPKAAKTHINDLLAAMDKFPLKPREKVTYEYLLLGGVNDSIEHAKQLVKLLGHRRCKVNLIAYNPGDDPLYEAPSRNKVLAFEKYLWDKKITATIRRSMGQDIKAACGQLKADQIK comes from the coding sequence ATGATAGACATACTTGATTTGGAATACAGCGAGCTTGAATCCTTTGTCTCGCAGGAACTTAAGGCTCCCCGTTTTCGTACTGACCAGATCTGGCAGTGGCTCTGGCAGAAGGGTGTTGCGGATTTTGATTCCATGACCAATCTTGCCAAGAATCTGCGTGAAGCTTTGAAGAGCAAAGCGGTCATCAATCATCCGCAGGTTGATCTGGTCCAGACCAGCAAGGATGGCACAATTAAGATGCTCCTGCGTCTTAATGACGGTGCCTTAGTTGAGACTGTGCTTATTCCCATGGAAGGGCGTTACACCCAGTGTCTGTCTACTCAGGTGGGCTGTGCCATGGCCTGCACCTTCTGTAGTACCGGACTGATGGGGTTTGAACGCAACATGAGTATGTCCGAGATGCTCGGGCAGGTGTTGGCGGGGCGCAAATACCTGCGTGAAAACAATCTTGATCCGCTCAAGAACCTTGTTTTTATGGGTATGGGCGAACCACTGCTCAACCTTGAAAATCTTATCCGTACCTTGCGAAATCTGAACAATCAGGACGGACTTTCTTTCGTGCCCCGGCGTATAACCGTCTCCTCTGTCGGCTTCGTCAAGCAACTTGAAGAGTTGGGTGAGACCGGGCTGACTCTTCCGGCAATCTCCCTGCATGCCCCTACTCAGGAGCTGCGTGAAAAAATCATGCCCAAGGCAGCCAAGACTCATATTAATGATCTGCTGGCAGCCATGGATAAATTTCCGCTTAAGCCGAGGGAAAAGGTCACCTACGAATATTTGCTGCTGGGCGGGGTTAACGATTCCATTGAGCATGCCAAGCAGTTGGTAAAGCTGCTCGGGCATCGCCGCTGCAAAGTCAACCTTATTGCTTATAACCCCGGTGATGATCCCCTTTATGAGGCCCCTTCGAGGAACAAGGTGCTGGCATTTGAAAAATATCTCTGGGATAAGAAGATAACCGCAACCATCCGCAGGTCCATGGGTCAGGACATAAAAGCGGCATGCGGGCAGCTTAAGGCTGATCAGATAAAATAA
- a CDS encoding glycosyltransferase family 39 protein, which translates to MEYRQDSGIDGFCRKNWFLLLGLLLLFSAAVSFYGTWLNYFYDIDEPKYARAVYEMIHSGNLLAPMFDGMPRMEKPPLTYWVMYPFAWLASLDGFSGNVLTLLRLPTVICSVLMVLGTALTGRKLFGPATGLLAGVILQSSVLFKFMSVMMKVDVVFACCVTWATYFYLQRYLGEKSARVALGGAVLTALGVLAKGPFAFLPMAGYALAVGIRHNVNKKHESAEPASFLSALNLKGLVAAKWEDRNILLLWFIAGCAPFFLWLYFAWLSSGFDYTQGLLGQFFHNTASTSTKVTNKLSHLDPYFDTLTVIFFPWGGYVFGTVYGIWRSVREKFNEKYVFMACVFLVYLIVFTLLFKLKSNRYMLPILPLLSILVCDWLVNAKRDKAYRTLFEMGFVWMLSMAAMLGYRSFKSMSVSVNLADRVPVGQYMELMFPFFVALGGFFLVLLIVSIRQSQRPALHIVVGSLAITAVMPFYYNALPAYSSLNENRPLPILGQGLTDRIVEFAGGDTLVLHRPFFIKTFPDVAYYLKKLDKDGNCMYSLGLGVRAGDLIQALATPQIAAELFKKEHPDAEKYPVYQYLKNKEFKNAVLLLSSIDYYKVKSFIDSLPPMVKNLVEIEEREFLTIKWIKDKVYIVRFNPGKMK; encoded by the coding sequence ATGGAATATAGACAGGATTCAGGAATAGACGGGTTTTGCCGCAAGAATTGGTTTTTGCTGCTCGGCTTGCTGCTTTTATTTTCCGCCGCAGTTTCCTTTTACGGAACATGGCTGAATTATTTTTATGATATTGATGAACCCAAGTATGCCCGTGCCGTATATGAAATGATCCATAGCGGGAATCTGCTGGCCCCCATGTTTGACGGTATGCCGCGCATGGAGAAGCCGCCGCTGACCTATTGGGTAATGTATCCTTTTGCGTGGCTGGCTTCCCTTGACGGTTTCAGCGGCAATGTTCTTACCCTGCTGCGTTTACCCACGGTAATCTGTTCTGTGCTCATGGTGCTGGGAACCGCACTCACCGGACGTAAACTGTTCGGCCCGGCTACCGGGCTGCTGGCCGGAGTTATCCTGCAAAGTTCAGTGCTTTTCAAGTTCATGTCCGTGATGATGAAGGTGGACGTGGTTTTTGCCTGCTGCGTAACTTGGGCCACGTATTTTTATCTACAGCGTTATCTTGGTGAAAAAAGTGCCCGTGTTGCTCTTGGCGGGGCCGTGCTTACCGCGCTGGGTGTGCTGGCCAAGGGGCCTTTCGCTTTTTTGCCTATGGCCGGGTATGCGCTGGCTGTGGGTATCCGCCACAATGTTAATAAAAAGCATGAATCCGCTGAGCCCGCATCTTTTCTTTCAGCCTTGAATCTCAAAGGGCTGGTCGCTGCCAAGTGGGAAGACCGTAACATCCTGCTGCTCTGGTTTATTGCCGGTTGCGCACCTTTTTTTCTCTGGCTGTATTTCGCGTGGTTAAGCAGCGGTTTTGATTATACCCAAGGGTTGCTCGGGCAGTTTTTCCATAATACTGCCTCCACCAGTACCAAGGTTACGAATAAGTTGAGTCATCTTGATCCTTATTTCGATACCCTGACGGTCATATTCTTCCCTTGGGGAGGTTATGTTTTTGGCACTGTCTACGGAATCTGGCGTTCGGTCAGGGAAAAATTCAATGAAAAGTATGTCTTCATGGCCTGCGTTTTTCTGGTTTACCTGATAGTTTTTACCCTGCTTTTTAAGCTCAAATCCAACCGCTACATGCTGCCGATCTTGCCGCTGCTCTCCATTCTGGTTTGTGACTGGCTGGTCAATGCCAAGCGGGATAAAGCATACCGCACTCTCTTTGAGATGGGTTTTGTCTGGATGTTGTCTATGGCGGCTATGCTCGGTTACCGTTCCTTTAAATCCATGAGTGTTTCGGTGAACCTTGCGGACCGGGTCCCTGTGGGCCAGTATATGGAATTAATGTTTCCTTTTTTTGTCGCCCTTGGTGGTTTTTTTCTGGTGCTGCTTATCGTTAGTATCAGGCAGTCCCAGCGTCCGGCCCTGCACATTGTGGTCGGTTCATTGGCGATTACAGCTGTAATGCCTTTTTATTACAATGCCCTCCCAGCTTACTCCTCCCTGAATGAAAATCGCCCTCTGCCCATACTGGGGCAGGGACTGACTGACAGGATAGTGGAATTTGCAGGCGGGGACACCCTTGTGCTGCACCGCCCGTTTTTTATCAAGACATTCCCCGACGTGGCCTACTATCTTAAAAAGCTTGATAAGGATGGGAACTGCATGTACTCGCTCGGTCTCGGAGTTCGTGCAGGTGATTTGATACAGGCGTTGGCAACACCTCAAATTGCGGCGGAGCTTTTCAAGAAGGAACATCCGGATGCGGAAAAATATCCGGTTTACCAGTACTTGAAAAATAAAGAATTTAAGAATGCGGTTTTGCTGCTTTCTTCAATTGATTATTATAAAGTGAAATCTTTCATAGATTCCCTTCCTCCCATGGTCAAAAATCTTGTGGAAATCGAGGAGCGGGAGTTTTTGACCATAAAATGGATTAAGGACAAGGTTTATATTGTCCGCTTTAATCCCGGTAAAATGAAATAA
- a CDS encoding phage regulatory CII family protein: MSAKVEKAIQDLVMNGPVPLEELAERLGKTPKTLAREVNPDDKKAKLGAETLVEIMRITGAVEPLRLMAEELDFTIESSG; this comes from the coding sequence ATGTCTGCAAAAGTTGAAAAAGCAATACAGGATCTGGTTATGAACGGCCCGGTGCCTCTGGAGGAGTTGGCCGAGCGGCTTGGGAAGACTCCCAAAACATTGGCCCGCGAAGTTAATCCGGATGATAAAAAAGCCAAGCTCGGTGCGGAGACTCTGGTAGAGATCATGCGCATTACCGGAGCAGTAGAACCCTTGCGGCTTATGGCTGAAGAGTTGGATTTTACAATTGAATCATCTGGTTAG
- a CDS encoding YtxH domain-containing protein — MSQDYNNDYVYNYQDPQLTEQQRIDSQQQVTPVQQDSSVKSWVNVTDSRYLKGFLIGAGLALVASNPKVQKAVVSGAVKTWSAVQGGIEEAKEKIHDIKAEAQSE; from the coding sequence ATGAGTCAGGATTACAACAACGATTACGTATACAATTATCAGGACCCGCAGCTTACTGAGCAGCAGCGTATTGATTCCCAGCAGCAGGTTACACCTGTACAGCAGGACAGTTCCGTAAAAAGCTGGGTTAATGTCACCGACTCCCGTTACCTGAAAGGGTTTCTGATCGGTGCAGGGCTGGCTCTGGTAGCCTCAAACCCCAAAGTCCAGAAAGCGGTTGTTTCCGGTGCCGTAAAAACATGGTCCGCTGTTCAGGGCGGCATCGAGGAAGCGAAAGAAAAAATCCACGATATCAAAGCCGAAGCGCAGTCTGAGTAA
- a CDS encoding cyclic nucleotide-binding protein: protein MRFSISIRLLFLAITISLLPATVNASPSLISIGDFLTPSGMPSPEFKNVITQQLTEAGLSCANCTESSPKSRYKLSGLMVKDDKGTSFSALLTDNFHLEPDVFIKGKQIGGTSSKPAARELAESAAELISNQSVASIEVSGDSRMTPNAVMALAQILPGEDASPQKIIAARIILENCGLFEKVRIYLTPGPEGRKVKISVRERDSILPANMPGPGKAVLDNILGPQDTTLPEFPAITEKRFPGLSNATCGGYLAYRAESILARMRNNDHRFNVDDVEELVAVAASIRNNISTYDASCRDMCIILMKLCSMLDSQTIRTISEKLQQNIELTETGPHTLEKNLERIEFITQAYGAAQEAQLILSSRIFHDRIHSPVVPWILYSLGEQALQAEDITRAAPLLSGAIAVSSLPVSPEMLLTTAMAQYSNLDIESGGAAGAQLKPLLANPDLESELRRQISSLPRRAELCETATSITGQDSFELQLKKGNALILLDRPDLAEPLFHKLHGLRPDDARPFTGFGRLAFQRTENLLSVRPYLERAEHMKNKDRFFYELALAYKLERIIAEALPTIRIDGRNSEEASATRFLLPKTLEYAQGYERFNRPQAKLIKAGVDVLGEWLAYPAMSTAEAFDNMFRQTLRLDSETGNQPEILAASLYFSTNSTDRTEARKLISRPMSVKAGLKPRFLQLNLLIREMALTPSAELSKALEQAGRSSFSDTESREEAVALKADALAVAGLYTNSASTLERAESLYTLAVDLNEGNNGRLLNNLACVNLALGRVEEADDLYDEALDSYPEAGEVVEMGKLVSSLSGEERMHALEKFAAKNISQQLKGAAIKLNGTSNSTAGPESNSSAGMMGIYLNENRKIVTGYDNYTGLSIIFKYKSNIWLLPTQLNTAEQSR from the coding sequence ATGCGTTTTTCAATTTCCATAAGACTTCTTTTTTTAGCAATCACCATTTCCCTGCTGCCTGCAACAGTAAACGCATCTCCATCGCTCATATCGATTGGTGATTTCCTGACCCCTTCAGGAATGCCCTCCCCGGAATTCAAAAATGTTATTACACAACAACTGACTGAAGCCGGACTCAGTTGTGCTAACTGCACTGAATCATCACCAAAATCGAGATATAAACTTTCCGGCCTGATGGTTAAGGATGACAAAGGGACTTCATTTTCAGCATTACTGACCGACAATTTCCATCTTGAACCTGATGTCTTCATCAAAGGCAAACAGATAGGTGGAACCAGCTCTAAGCCGGCAGCAAGGGAGCTGGCCGAATCCGCAGCCGAACTCATCTCCAACCAGTCTGTAGCTTCCATTGAAGTCAGCGGAGACTCCCGGATGACCCCCAATGCGGTTATGGCACTGGCCCAGATCCTGCCCGGCGAGGATGCATCACCGCAAAAAATCATCGCAGCCCGGATTATCCTTGAGAATTGCGGCTTATTTGAAAAAGTCCGCATTTACCTGACCCCCGGACCTGAAGGCCGCAAGGTAAAAATATCAGTCAGGGAAAGGGACTCAATTCTACCCGCCAACATGCCCGGGCCCGGCAAAGCAGTTCTGGATAATATTTTGGGTCCCCAAGACACCACCCTGCCCGAATTTCCTGCCATTACTGAAAAACGTTTTCCCGGCCTGAGCAACGCCACCTGCGGAGGATACCTTGCTTACAGAGCTGAAAGCATTCTGGCCCGAATGCGCAATAACGATCACCGCTTCAACGTAGACGATGTAGAAGAGCTGGTTGCCGTTGCCGCAAGCATCAGAAACAACATCTCCACTTATGATGCTTCCTGCCGTGATATGTGCATAATCCTGATGAAACTCTGCTCCATGCTGGACTCACAGACAATCCGTACCATATCTGAAAAGCTGCAACAGAACATTGAGCTGACTGAAACAGGACCGCACACTCTTGAAAAAAATCTCGAACGCATTGAGTTTATCACGCAAGCATACGGAGCGGCGCAGGAAGCGCAATTAATACTTTCTTCCCGTATTTTTCATGACCGCATTCACTCCCCGGTTGTCCCGTGGATTCTGTACTCCCTCGGCGAACAGGCTCTGCAAGCAGAAGACATCACCCGTGCGGCCCCCCTGCTGAGCGGAGCCATTGCGGTTTCATCACTTCCGGTCTCACCTGAAATGCTCCTGACAACAGCCATGGCCCAATACAGCAACCTTGACATTGAATCCGGGGGAGCGGCCGGGGCCCAGCTAAAACCACTGCTGGCCAATCCCGATCTGGAGAGTGAACTGCGCCGCCAAATAAGTTCCCTGCCCCGCAGAGCTGAGCTCTGTGAAACAGCCACTTCCATAACCGGTCAGGATAGTTTTGAGTTACAACTGAAAAAAGGGAATGCGCTAATCCTGCTGGACCGACCAGATCTTGCAGAACCTCTTTTCCACAAACTGCACGGGCTAAGACCGGATGACGCACGTCCTTTCACCGGGTTCGGACGCCTCGCTTTCCAGCGGACAGAGAATCTGCTCTCAGTAAGGCCCTACCTTGAAAGGGCTGAGCACATGAAAAACAAAGACCGTTTTTTTTACGAACTGGCTCTGGCCTACAAGCTGGAACGGATCATCGCCGAAGCACTCCCGACCATCAGGATTGACGGACGCAATTCCGAAGAAGCTTCAGCCACCAGATTCCTCCTGCCTAAAACTCTGGAATATGCCCAAGGGTATGAAAGATTCAACCGCCCACAGGCAAAATTGATCAAGGCCGGAGTTGACGTTCTCGGAGAATGGCTGGCTTACCCTGCCATGAGTACGGCAGAAGCATTTGATAACATGTTCCGCCAGACTTTAAGACTTGATTCCGAGACAGGCAACCAGCCGGAAATTCTTGCGGCCAGCCTTTACTTTTCCACAAATTCAACAGACAGGACTGAGGCCCGCAAGCTCATATCCCGGCCCATGTCTGTTAAGGCCGGGTTGAAACCGAGATTCCTGCAACTTAATCTGCTGATCCGGGAAATGGCCCTTACTCCTTCCGCAGAGCTTTCCAAAGCTCTGGAACAGGCCGGGAGATCCAGTTTCTCAGATACCGAAAGCAGGGAGGAGGCTGTGGCCCTGAAAGCGGACGCCCTCGCGGTTGCAGGACTGTATACAAATTCCGCATCAACACTTGAAAGAGCGGAATCTCTGTATACCCTTGCTGTGGATTTAAACGAAGGAAACAACGGCAGACTGCTCAACAACCTTGCCTGCGTGAATCTCGCACTGGGCAGAGTTGAAGAAGCGGACGATCTTTACGATGAAGCTCTGGACAGTTACCCGGAAGCCGGGGAAGTTGTTGAAATGGGCAAGCTGGTCTCATCACTTTCCGGTGAAGAAAGAATGCACGCATTAGAGAAATTTGCTGCAAAAAACATTTCGCAACAGCTCAAAGGAGCCGCTATCAAACTGAACGGCACGTCAAACAGCACAGCCGGACCGGAAAGTAATTCTTCCGCAGGTATGATGGGAATATATCTTAATGAAAACAGGAAGATTGTCACCGGATATGATAATTACACCGGGCTATCCATAATTTTTAAATACAAAAGCAACATCTGGCTCTTACCGACACAGCTAAACACAGCAGAACAATCGCGCTAA
- a CDS encoding heavy metal translocating P-type ATPase produces the protein MIGTPNTRKRFKIVHELPKRIRLKSLILLTPDLDHNYLQASVESLGGVESVRINGPAFSIAVEYDGAPEVRAAIIATLDDIPQEAFLKGSEREHDTDLIEVGARTAAAAATPFLPLPVQAATSWMLGIPGIVGGLETLFTRGVKIEVLDGTVKALSLLRGDYFTSNSVGALLSLGEYLEDQSEQKSTDLLKTLLKPQVEKIWIEKDGRELEIDFNALQVGDIVVCGPGELIPIEGTIVEGDGSVNQSSITGESVPVHLQPGDATLSGAVVEEGTLKIRADKVGAETGMARINRYLESSLRSQSKSQIQSAELADKLVPLTFGAGLGVYALTGDLARAASVLTVDYSCAIKLSTPVATRTSMYTASKAGVLLKGGQALDNLAAVDTLVFDKTGTLTKGELKVTDIVPMPLYEEEELLSIAAGAEEHYAHPVAKAVVNEAKEQGIELPEVSGVDFIVAHGVSAYVDGKRVLVGSQHFVEEDEHVDCSYMEKKARQLRNAGKNLLFVAMDEELIGVIAMRDELRPEALEALEAFKDAGIKRIEILTGDHRSTAMALAAQLPPVDGVHWELKPEDKADIVKELKDGGAKVAFAGDGVNDTPALVSADVGICMPSGADLARESAQVVMLNEDMLTLVEAHRIALTNRETLSNCLWSAVGINSATLLLAGMGKISTLAAAMTHNLSTVGILGYAAMKTSATNKPQESAKENQ, from the coding sequence ATGATCGGAACTCCGAATACAAGAAAAAGATTTAAAATAGTTCATGAACTGCCGAAAAGAATCAGGCTAAAATCTCTGATTCTGCTTACTCCTGATCTGGACCACAACTATCTGCAAGCCAGCGTGGAATCTCTGGGCGGAGTTGAATCGGTCAGGATCAACGGCCCGGCCTTTTCCATTGCCGTGGAGTATGACGGTGCTCCCGAAGTCCGTGCAGCTATTATTGCGACACTGGACGACATTCCGCAGGAAGCTTTTCTCAAAGGAAGTGAACGCGAACACGATACCGACCTGATTGAGGTCGGCGCCCGGACCGCAGCCGCTGCGGCGACTCCTTTCCTGCCCCTGCCTGTACAGGCGGCAACAAGCTGGATGCTGGGCATACCCGGAATTGTGGGAGGGCTTGAAACTCTGTTCACCCGAGGGGTCAAAATTGAGGTACTGGATGGTACAGTCAAAGCACTTTCCCTGCTGCGCGGTGACTACTTCACCTCCAACTCCGTAGGTGCCCTGCTGAGCCTCGGCGAATACCTTGAAGACCAGTCCGAACAGAAATCAACAGACCTGCTCAAAACCTTGCTCAAACCGCAGGTTGAAAAAATCTGGATTGAGAAAGACGGACGCGAACTTGAGATCGACTTTAATGCTCTACAAGTAGGTGACATTGTTGTTTGCGGTCCCGGTGAGCTTATCCCCATTGAAGGAACAATCGTCGAGGGCGACGGCTCTGTGAACCAGAGTTCCATCACCGGGGAATCCGTACCTGTGCACCTGCAACCCGGAGACGCAACCCTTTCCGGTGCGGTAGTTGAAGAGGGAACCCTCAAGATCAGGGCTGACAAGGTCGGTGCTGAAACAGGCATGGCCCGCATCAACCGCTATCTGGAAAGTTCCCTGCGTTCACAATCCAAGAGCCAGATCCAGTCCGCAGAACTGGCCGACAAGCTGGTTCCCCTGACCTTCGGGGCCGGACTTGGCGTTTACGCCCTGACCGGAGACCTTGCCCGTGCGGCATCGGTGCTGACTGTGGATTACTCCTGCGCCATCAAGCTTTCCACCCCGGTAGCCACCCGTACGTCCATGTACACCGCCAGCAAAGCCGGGGTCCTGCTCAAGGGCGGGCAGGCCCTCGACAACCTCGCCGCCGTGGATACACTGGTCTTTGACAAGACCGGAACCCTGACCAAAGGGGAACTGAAAGTCACCGACATCGTACCCATGCCCCTCTATGAAGAGGAAGAGCTGCTTTCAATAGCTGCCGGAGCCGAGGAACATTATGCCCACCCGGTTGCCAAGGCTGTAGTTAACGAAGCCAAAGAGCAGGGAATCGAACTGCCGGAAGTCAGCGGGGTCGACTTTATCGTGGCCCATGGTGTTTCCGCATACGTTGACGGCAAACGGGTACTTGTGGGCAGCCAGCATTTTGTTGAAGAAGACGAGCATGTGGACTGCTCCTACATGGAAAAGAAAGCCCGCCAGCTACGCAACGCAGGCAAAAACCTGCTTTTCGTAGCCATGGATGAGGAACTTATCGGAGTAATTGCCATGCGCGATGAGCTGCGCCCCGAAGCTCTTGAAGCCCTCGAAGCTTTCAAAGACGCCGGGATTAAACGTATTGAAATTCTCACCGGGGACCACCGTTCCACAGCTATGGCCTTGGCGGCCCAGCTTCCCCCGGTGGACGGAGTGCACTGGGAACTCAAGCCCGAAGATAAAGCCGACATCGTCAAAGAACTCAAGGACGGCGGGGCCAAAGTCGCCTTTGCCGGAGACGGGGTCAACGACACCCCGGCCCTTGTCAGTGCTGATGTAGGCATCTGCATGCCTTCCGGAGCCGACCTTGCCCGTGAATCAGCGCAGGTGGTCATGCTCAACGAAGATATGCTCACCCTTGTGGAAGCCCACCGCATTGCACTGACCAACCGCGAAACCCTGAGTAACTGCCTGTGGTCTGCGGTAGGCATCAACTCCGCCACCCTGCTGCTGGCCGGTATGGGTAAAATATCAACTCTTGCTGCGGCCATGACCCACAACCTGAGCACCGTGGGTATCCTCGGCTACGCCGCCATGAAAACTTCAGCTACGAACAAACCGCAAGAGTCCGCAAAGGAGAATCAATAA
- a CDS encoding FeoA family protein — protein MSLTLRNAPVEKNLMLKAVTSDNLKNRLERMGLHIGSELEIMSEDSVQHPVRVKGPQGEVLLAAGMASKVIVHHDDGHKTPVFEMNPGEKGHVEGLTAGSQLEKSLKILGIAEGDNVELIRCLPPMTYKAVVDGKQASLTEGMAAKVWGECDETSCQLATCGKGRPFAVKNILGGPRASKAITDIGIKKGAEIFIESVEPAKDVRMGNAGRIIIMTKEGLRLHLRPDQAETMLVIEV, from the coding sequence ATGTCCCTGACATTAAGAAACGCGCCTGTAGAAAAAAACCTGATGCTCAAAGCTGTAACCAGCGACAACTTGAAAAACCGCCTTGAACGCATGGGACTACATATAGGTTCGGAACTGGAAATCATGTCTGAGGATTCGGTACAGCACCCGGTAAGAGTTAAGGGTCCGCAAGGTGAAGTCCTCCTTGCTGCCGGCATGGCTTCCAAAGTTATTGTCCACCACGATGACGGGCATAAAACCCCGGTCTTTGAAATGAATCCGGGTGAAAAAGGCCACGTGGAAGGACTGACCGCCGGATCACAGCTGGAAAAAAGTCTCAAAATCCTCGGCATTGCTGAAGGAGATAACGTGGAACTGATCCGCTGCCTGCCTCCCATGACCTATAAAGCTGTAGTAGACGGTAAACAAGCCTCCCTTACCGAAGGTATGGCCGCAAAAGTCTGGGGGGAATGTGACGAAACATCCTGCCAGCTGGCAACCTGTGGTAAAGGACGCCCTTTTGCTGTTAAAAACATACTGGGCGGGCCAAGAGCATCCAAGGCTATAACCGATATCGGGATCAAGAAGGGAGCCGAAATATTCATTGAGTCCGTGGAACCGGCCAAAGACGTACGCATGGGTAATGCCGGACGGATAATCATCATGACCAAAGAAGGTCTACGCTTGCATCTGCGACCGGATCAGGCTGAGACTATGCTGGTTATTGAAGTATAA